The following DNA comes from Camelus dromedarius isolate mCamDro1 chromosome 6, mCamDro1.pat, whole genome shotgun sequence.
AAATATCTTGTAGCCATTTTCAGGGACCTTAATGACCTCAATGTCTTTAAGGCTCGTAACATGGCTTTCCTATTGCcagcattttctaaatttctgcAGAAACACATTCAGGTAAGCAGATTCTTTGGCTGGCTTAATTACGgcttatttcccttttctagaAAACTTTCTAGATCTGTTGAGAATCACACGTTTTGCTTTTAAGGTGTTCCTGACTTATGTTACTACCTAAACGCATTACGGAGTTAAGCATGGTCATCCAGCACAGCCTTCACCCCAAATACTGACTTACCTTAACAACCACACAGCTGCAACCAACCACTTTACGGGGTTTTCCCTCTCTGTCAATTTTACAGAGACCTACCCATTCCCCTAGCTTCTTGTTGTCATCAACCTATcggaaggaataaaaaaaaacacatcaccACACTAATAGGCAGTTGTGCTACTGACAATACATTAAATGAAAGGCAGCTGTAATCAGATAGGGTGACATGGCAGTTTCCTCACAGCAGTTCAGTAGAGGGAGCCAGTTGTCATCATGTACAGCACCAAGCCCACCTATCAGCACTCTACCTAAATTTTGTTCtataaagaaaatgttcaataaaatgCTGCTTTAGCTTTAGCATGGCCCATAATGCcaagtctgtggtatttttcaCACCCACAGAAAGCTGGACACACGACCCTAACTGGCCCAACTGTCATTAAGCTAAGATATCGAAACAGTTCGGGTAAACCAAATTAGATGGATTACTTACCTTGATCAGGTTGATTTGGTGCTCAGCACAAAGAGCTTCCACCAACTTGACATACATAGGCTCATCACAGTTGGATGCAAGCACACAAAGATGGGCTTGGCGcctgaaatgcaaatcaaacaagAGAAGCTGAAATTCAGGTTTAAATCCACCACTCCGCACTTTGTAAGTCATCTCTACACTGGCCAAAACGCAAGCAGCACACCCATTTTCAGTCTGTTGCAGCTGCCACAGGCTGTGTATTTAATTCACTTATCGAAACTCCTGAAAATACCAAGTTTATACGTAGGACCTAGTTCATCAATTCGTTCCCCATTACCGGCTCAGACATTTACTACCATGCAGTATTTTCAAGGTACAAATAGTCCAAGAAATTCGTGCCAGGTACCTTCAAACAAGGAGTGCTGTTTCCACTGGATCAAACTGGCCAGTCCACGCCAAAGGGAATTGAACTGACTTAAATTCACCTGGCTCAGTAACCCTTAAAGGGCACTTAAATTCAGCTCAAATAATTCACAGCAGTTGCTCTGCCTATGTAACTAGCCCAAAAACCAAACCGAATAAATTCCCAACTATCCTACTTTCACATTCATCTTCACAGCTACTGTAAATACACGAGGTTCACGTAAAAGCCCAAATGCTCCTGCAATAAACAGTACCTTGAAATCTCATTAACATAGAAactcaaaattagaaaatgttaaatgaagGTTCCTATCTGTTCTCTGGATAACATGAAATCAGCCCCACAACCTACAGGTTTGTCAGACTGTTAGCTTTCACTCATAAAAGGAGTGAAGGGGTATCCGACAATTTAAGTCATCATTCAAACACTGTAGTTTTACTTTTAAGTACTCATCCCCATTCCAAACACACACTTAAAGTGGTCCACTAGAGATCTTAGTTGATACCTTTTCCTAGGTTTCCTGTAGAACGGATGTCATTCAGAACTTTTGTGCTAACATCATGAACTTCACGCTTTCTTCCCTTGGCTGCAGTTTTGTTCCGGTTCCAACACCCCACAGTATTGAGACTGATACACGTACTTGTCTAAGGCTTTGGCAGCTTCGCGAATTCCACGTGCTAGGCCATCATGGATGAGGGCGGTCTTCAGCACCTCTTGTAGAGCAGTATTGACGTCCATTACACCTCCAGCAGCAATGCTAAAAcgtaagaaaatattaaaacaatcaTTACGCTACCTGCAT
Coding sequences within:
- the RPS12 gene encoding small ribosomal subunit protein eS12 isoform X3, giving the protein MAEEGIAAGGVMDVNTALQEVLKTALIHDGLARGIREAAKALDKRQAHLCVLASNCDEPMYVKLVEALCAEHQINLIKVDDNKKLGEWVGLCKIDREGKPRKVVGCSCVVVKMENQEHPGAHFRGSSEGRRWTMFLTAIRNWATGTRMSLSQS
- the RPS12 gene encoding small ribosomal subunit protein eS12 isoform X1; this encodes MAEEGIAAGGVMDVNTALQEVLKTALIHDGLARGIREAAKALDKRQAHLCVLASNCDEPMYVKLVEALCAEHQINLIKVDDNKKLGEWVGLCKIDREGKPRKVVGCSCVVVKMENQEHPGAHFRGSSEGRRWTMFLTAIRNWATGTRMSLSQRYMN
- the RPS12 gene encoding small ribosomal subunit protein eS12 isoform X4; this encodes MAEEGIAAGGVMDVNTALQEVLKTALIHDGLARGIREAAKALDKRQAHLCVLASNCDEPMYVKLVEALCAEHQINLIKVDDNKKLGEWVGLCKIDREGKPRKVVGCSCVVVKDYGKESQAKDVIEEYFKCKK
- the RPS12 gene encoding small ribosomal subunit protein eS12 isoform X2; translation: MAEEGIAAGGVMDVNTALQEVLKTALIHDGLARGIREAAKALDKRQAHLCVLASNCDEPMYVKLVEALCAEHQINLIKVDDNKKLGEWVGLCKIDREGKPRKVVGCSCVVVKMENQEHPGAHFRGSSEGRRWTMFLTAIRNWATGTRMSLSQRTA